The following are from one region of the Rhodopirellula sp. P2 genome:
- the tnpA gene encoding IS200/IS605 family transposase, giving the protein MPQSLSQLYAHLIFSTKNRFPFLKDDIRDRVHAYLASVLREMGAAFVVVGGVDDHVHVLFDMGRLHPAKEFVEKVKRETSKFVKTLRPNLDKFYWQRGYGIFSVSPTHRESVVAYIENQQEHHRTTTFQEEYRDFLKRYGIAFDERYVWE; this is encoded by the coding sequence ATGCCCCAGTCATTGTCTCAGCTCTACGCTCATTTGATCTTTAGCACCAAGAATCGATTCCCGTTCCTAAAGGACGATATCCGTGACCGAGTCCATGCGTACCTGGCATCGGTGCTACGCGAGATGGGGGCCGCGTTCGTAGTCGTGGGAGGAGTCGACGATCATGTTCACGTTTTGTTTGATATGGGCCGGCTTCATCCGGCAAAAGAATTTGTTGAGAAGGTCAAACGGGAGACGTCCAAGTTCGTGAAAACGCTGCGTCCCAATCTGGACAAATTTTATTGGCAACGCGGGTATGGGATCTTCTCCGTATCCCCGACGCATCGTGAAAGCGTCGTTGCGTACATCGAAAATCAGCAGGAGCATCACCGAACAACGACATTTCAAGAGGAATATCGCGATTTCCTCAAACGGTATGGGATTGCGTTTGACGAACGATATGTTTGGGAGTGA
- a CDS encoding DUF1015 domain-containing protein: MPEVTPFAALRYNLDHIRSLSEVVAPPYDVIDAEYQDVLYKRHPSNVIRVILNREEPGDEIDETYSRASGFVKQWIREGVLKQDDEPGFYLYHQAFVTSDVDGESKTVTRRGFMGRVRLEPFGKGNIHPHEETHPKAKVDRLKLLKATEQNNSPIFGLYPDDDNAVIECLEAAKNDVTPIEATDDAGVVHTLWPITDPNAITTASQLLADKPMFVADGHHRYETACDYRDFVAEQTGGIAPDHPVNFVMTMLVGMSDPGLVVLPTHRLIRGIRPLRSEELIERLGDRFDCETLSGGMSAAPDAWTRIQLADRQSLMALFAAEDETWVMANANEKAMARMSELAGDRSETWRSLGVSLLHQLVLEDCLGESNHPKPTYVHEIRDVLAGLKGESQAAESEGEGEYAFAALVMPATVSDVEMISLNHERMPAKSTYFYPKLLSGLAFHRLMP, encoded by the coding sequence ATGCCTGAAGTCACACCGTTTGCCGCCTTGCGTTACAACCTGGATCACATTCGGTCGCTTTCCGAAGTGGTCGCGCCGCCCTATGACGTCATTGATGCAGAGTACCAGGACGTGCTCTACAAGCGTCACCCATCCAACGTGATCCGCGTGATCCTGAATCGCGAGGAACCTGGCGACGAGATTGACGAGACCTACTCACGGGCGTCAGGTTTCGTCAAACAGTGGATTCGCGAGGGTGTGCTGAAGCAGGACGACGAACCGGGGTTCTATCTCTATCATCAAGCATTTGTGACCTCCGACGTGGATGGTGAGTCCAAGACTGTCACGCGGCGCGGGTTCATGGGGCGAGTTCGATTGGAGCCCTTTGGGAAAGGCAATATTCACCCGCACGAGGAAACGCACCCAAAGGCGAAAGTGGATCGTCTGAAGTTGTTGAAGGCAACCGAGCAAAACAACAGCCCGATCTTTGGTTTGTATCCTGACGACGACAACGCTGTGATTGAATGCTTGGAAGCTGCCAAGAACGATGTCACGCCGATCGAAGCCACTGATGACGCGGGCGTGGTCCACACCCTTTGGCCCATCACCGATCCGAATGCGATCACGACGGCCAGTCAATTGTTGGCGGACAAGCCAATGTTTGTGGCGGACGGACATCATCGATACGAAACCGCGTGTGACTACCGAGACTTCGTCGCCGAGCAAACCGGTGGGATCGCCCCGGATCATCCAGTGAACTTCGTGATGACCATGTTGGTCGGCATGAGTGATCCGGGACTGGTCGTGCTGCCGACTCACCGATTGATTCGCGGCATTCGTCCGCTGCGGTCCGAGGAATTGATCGAACGACTTGGCGATCGATTTGATTGCGAAACGCTGAGTGGTGGCATGTCCGCGGCACCCGACGCTTGGACACGAATTCAGTTGGCGGACCGTCAAAGCTTGATGGCGTTGTTTGCCGCGGAAGACGAGACGTGGGTCATGGCCAACGCAAACGAGAAAGCGATGGCTCGCATGTCGGAGCTTGCCGGCGACCGAAGTGAGACATGGCGATCGCTGGGAGTCAGCTTGTTGCACCAATTGGTGCTGGAGGATTGCTTGGGGGAATCGAATCATCCCAAGCCAACTTATGTCCACGAGATCAGGGATGTGCTCGCGGGATTGAAAGGTGAGTCGCAAGCCGCGGAATCAGAAGGCGAGGGGGAATACGCCTTTGCGGCGCTGGTGATGCCAGCGACGGTGTCGGACGTCGAGATGATCAGCTTGAATCACGAACGCATGCCGGCGAAGAGCACCTACTTCTATCCCAAGTTGCTGAGCGGGTTGGCGTTCCACCGGTTGATGCCGTGA